One genomic region from Candidatus Nitrospira nitrificans encodes:
- a CDS encoding DNA polymerase Y family protein, whose translation MDRQIVCFGIPAFEVAVARLHSPSLSTRPLAIAPLNTSRALLREVSSEAEQAGLAIGMSVEQARRVCPSLHVLSPNPFRVRTAEECLLQVVRRYAPVWEPVQPGSFVMDLTGTGRLFGPAYDIAAKVQHEVLSQYRLDGVAGVGSSKLVAQTAATLIQPSELYDVRPGSESVFMAPLSVRTLPGLQRPCMRQVLSRLDDLNLDTLGEVAESPVEALEVALGDYAGQLSRWAQGIDSLPVLPPASQPHLEETVLLDPDEIDDPVLTGRLLDALQRLCRTLRNQRRVCGRLSLTIRYSDHIEVTKHGRVTPETCWECDLSPAVLSLFQKCMRRRIRLRAMILSMAGRAGYAEQGVLFDARPLEEQRKQDRARKLSVALDNLHARFGEQIIRYGRSS comes from the coding sequence ATGGACCGCCAGATTGTCTGCTTCGGAATTCCTGCCTTTGAAGTCGCCGTTGCTCGGCTTCACAGTCCCAGCCTCTCGACTCGACCACTGGCCATCGCTCCGTTAAATACCTCCCGTGCCCTCCTGCGTGAAGTCTCATCCGAAGCAGAACAAGCAGGCCTTGCGATCGGCATGTCCGTCGAGCAAGCCCGACGTGTCTGTCCCTCCCTGCACGTCCTGTCTCCAAATCCCTTTCGCGTCCGTACGGCGGAGGAGTGTTTGCTTCAGGTCGTGAGACGCTACGCTCCGGTCTGGGAACCGGTTCAGCCCGGCTCCTTCGTGATGGATCTGACCGGAACCGGACGACTATTCGGACCAGCCTATGACATCGCGGCGAAGGTCCAGCACGAAGTGCTCTCACAGTATCGGCTCGATGGAGTTGCCGGTGTGGGCAGTAGCAAGCTTGTGGCCCAGACCGCAGCGACGTTGATTCAGCCTTCCGAACTGTATGATGTCCGGCCTGGGTCTGAGTCGGTGTTCATGGCACCACTGTCCGTGCGCACCCTGCCAGGTTTACAGCGGCCCTGCATGCGACAGGTCCTGTCGCGGCTCGATGACCTGAACCTCGATACGCTGGGCGAAGTGGCAGAGAGTCCTGTTGAAGCCTTGGAAGTGGCGCTCGGGGATTATGCCGGGCAGCTATCCCGCTGGGCTCAGGGAATTGATTCATTGCCGGTATTGCCGCCGGCGAGTCAGCCTCATCTCGAAGAGACGGTCCTCCTCGATCCAGATGAAATCGATGATCCGGTGCTGACTGGCCGATTACTCGACGCATTGCAACGGCTCTGCCGGACCTTACGAAATCAGCGCCGAGTCTGTGGCCGTCTGTCTCTCACGATCCGCTATAGCGATCACATTGAGGTGACAAAACATGGGCGCGTGACTCCCGAGACCTGCTGGGAATGTGATCTGTCCCCCGCGGTGCTGTCGCTCTTTCAGAAATGTATGCGTCGGCGGATTCGCTTGCGAGCCATGATCCTGAGTATGGCGGGTCGCGCCGGTTACGCCGAGCAAGGTGTGCTGTTCGATGCTCGACCACTTGAGGAGCAGCGCAAACAGGACCGAGCGAGGAAACTATCTGTAGCCCTGGACAACCTCCACGCACGATTTGGTGAGCAGATCATTCGGTATGGCAGGAGTAGCTGA
- a CDS encoding DNA polymerase III subunit alpha, with protein sequence MAFVHLHTHSSYSPMWGVPTVEALCQAVKDQGQEYLALTDTNGLYGTIRFLKVAREHGLKPIIGAELVSGQHRAVLLAKNPTGYANLCLILSARHCDASFNVIQTVAQHRTGLFILSDDPIAVTAWQTESEADLYVELTPGPALQDAVELSRRLRLPPTATTRAAFLQPADYQAHRLLRTIAENTTLSRLKADRCALPSHWLMPESVLARHLPHVPQALTNTRWIAEQCHTDWDFKQTIFPSFRQLSSGAAFETLQRKTNDGAIWRYGALSPVVRERIEKELTVIRDKGYADYFLVVDEIVRQAPRTCGRGSAAASIVSYCLGITHVDPIKHNLLFERFLNPGRHDPPDIDVDFPWDERPAILEWVFKQYGHQHAAMVANQNTLATRAALREIAKVYGLPAGEIGKALNFLQRRADFVDVRPGMSVQDWARDVCRALNLRNPWPEILYWSTQLDGHFRNLGLHPGGVVLVPDEIRRYVPVEISASNLPMIQWEKDQTEEAGLVKIDLLGNRSLAVIRDAIAAVTRNTGRVIDYATWDPITDPATNDLIRLGETMGCFYVESPATRLLLKKLWGGMPPARRAVADVFEYLVVVSSIIRPAANVFADEFVRRAHGQRYQSPHPLLDEILAETHGIMVYQEDVMKVAVALGGFSVEDGDQLRKVLSKKHKERQLRDYQRQFYQGAMARGVEYRVIDAIWAMIMSFSGYSFCKPHSASYAQVSFKSAYLRAHYPAEFVAAVVSNQGGYYSAFAYLSEGRRMGLTVLPPDINASAWAYSGSGTTVRVGLMQIKGLQEDLAQRIIAEREQHGPYRSLSDFLSRIKLDYAQAKLLIKAGSFDSIAGELTRPAILWRVFATQATRPPTHIPIPMEYSPQKKLHHELALFGFPLRCHPLDLFTEALAATPRIRAKDLEQYVGKEVTLIGWLLTEKIVSTKKGEPMEFMTLEDQTGMYDATLFPNRYREYCHLLAPNQAYVVTGLVEEHFSTVTVTVKTLQLLTTGAIPAPSEPLEELRV encoded by the coding sequence GTGGCCTTTGTTCACCTCCACACGCATTCATCTTATTCGCCTATGTGGGGCGTGCCAACGGTGGAGGCCCTCTGTCAGGCAGTCAAAGACCAAGGACAGGAATATCTCGCGCTCACCGATACCAATGGACTCTATGGCACGATCCGTTTTCTTAAAGTCGCGCGAGAGCATGGACTCAAACCCATCATAGGGGCAGAACTTGTCTCAGGTCAGCACCGGGCCGTGCTACTCGCAAAGAACCCAACCGGCTATGCCAATCTCTGCCTGATTCTCTCGGCTCGCCACTGTGATGCGTCCTTTAACGTCATCCAGACGGTCGCACAACATCGCACGGGACTGTTCATCCTGTCCGATGATCCTATTGCTGTGACTGCTTGGCAGACGGAGTCAGAAGCGGACCTCTATGTCGAGTTGACACCGGGACCAGCCTTGCAAGACGCGGTCGAATTGAGCCGCCGACTCAGACTGCCACCCACGGCCACCACTCGCGCTGCTTTTCTCCAGCCAGCAGATTACCAGGCCCATCGGCTGCTACGCACGATTGCGGAGAACACGACGCTCTCACGGCTCAAGGCCGATCGTTGTGCCCTCCCCTCTCACTGGCTCATGCCGGAATCCGTTCTTGCGCGACATCTCCCCCACGTTCCGCAGGCTCTCACCAACACACGCTGGATTGCCGAACAGTGCCACACAGATTGGGACTTCAAACAGACCATCTTTCCCTCCTTCCGCCAGCTCTCCTCAGGCGCCGCCTTTGAAACATTACAGCGCAAGACCAACGACGGCGCCATCTGGCGCTATGGTGCCTTGTCTCCCGTAGTTCGAGAGCGCATCGAAAAGGAACTCACCGTGATCCGTGACAAAGGCTATGCGGATTATTTTCTGGTGGTGGATGAAATCGTCCGCCAAGCGCCACGGACCTGTGGCCGTGGCTCAGCCGCCGCCTCAATCGTGTCCTATTGTCTCGGCATCACGCATGTCGATCCGATCAAGCACAACTTGCTGTTTGAACGGTTTCTGAATCCCGGTCGTCATGATCCACCCGACATCGACGTGGACTTTCCCTGGGACGAACGGCCCGCCATTCTCGAGTGGGTGTTCAAGCAGTACGGACACCAGCATGCCGCGATGGTCGCCAATCAGAACACGCTCGCCACACGGGCCGCCTTACGCGAAATTGCGAAGGTCTATGGTCTGCCAGCCGGTGAGATTGGCAAGGCGTTGAACTTCCTCCAACGGCGGGCGGACTTTGTCGATGTGCGACCAGGGATGAGCGTGCAAGACTGGGCTCGTGATGTTTGCAGAGCGTTGAACCTGAGAAACCCCTGGCCGGAGATCCTCTACTGGTCGACGCAATTGGATGGCCACTTCAGGAATTTGGGTCTCCATCCTGGTGGCGTCGTGTTGGTTCCGGATGAGATCCGACGGTATGTGCCGGTCGAGATCTCCGCCTCCAATCTGCCGATGATTCAATGGGAGAAGGACCAGACGGAAGAGGCCGGGCTTGTGAAGATCGACCTCTTAGGTAATCGCTCGCTCGCCGTCATCCGTGACGCCATCGCAGCCGTCACCCGCAACACCGGACGCGTTATCGATTATGCGACCTGGGATCCGATCACTGATCCAGCCACCAATGACCTGATTCGGCTAGGCGAGACGATGGGTTGTTTTTACGTGGAGTCTCCCGCCACCCGGCTGTTACTCAAAAAGCTCTGGGGTGGGATGCCGCCAGCTCGACGTGCCGTGGCAGATGTCTTTGAGTATCTCGTGGTGGTTTCGTCGATCATCCGCCCCGCTGCGAATGTGTTCGCTGATGAATTCGTGCGCCGAGCTCATGGGCAACGATATCAGTCGCCTCATCCGCTGCTCGATGAGATCCTCGCGGAGACGCACGGCATCATGGTGTATCAGGAAGATGTCATGAAAGTGGCGGTCGCCTTGGGTGGATTCTCGGTTGAAGACGGAGATCAGCTCAGAAAGGTCCTGAGTAAGAAGCACAAGGAACGGCAACTGCGAGACTATCAACGCCAGTTCTATCAGGGAGCCATGGCCCGTGGTGTGGAATATCGCGTGATCGATGCGATTTGGGCCATGATCATGAGCTTCTCCGGATATAGCTTCTGTAAGCCGCATAGTGCGAGCTATGCCCAGGTCAGTTTCAAATCCGCCTACCTCAGAGCCCACTACCCTGCCGAATTCGTTGCCGCCGTCGTGAGTAATCAAGGGGGGTACTATTCGGCCTTCGCCTATCTGTCGGAAGGCAGACGGATGGGCCTCACCGTCCTGCCGCCAGACATCAACGCGAGTGCCTGGGCCTACAGCGGATCAGGAACCACCGTTCGAGTGGGACTGATGCAGATCAAAGGTCTTCAAGAAGACCTCGCCCAGCGGATCATTGCAGAGCGAGAACAGCACGGTCCCTATCGATCGCTGTCAGATTTCTTGAGTCGCATAAAGCTCGACTACGCCCAAGCCAAGTTGTTGATCAAAGCCGGATCCTTCGATTCCATCGCTGGAGAGTTGACCAGGCCGGCCATTTTGTGGCGCGTCTTTGCCACGCAGGCGACCAGGCCGCCGACTCATATCCCAATTCCTATGGAGTACTCACCCCAGAAGAAGCTGCATCATGAGCTCGCCCTCTTCGGCTTTCCGTTACGCTGCCACCCACTCGATCTGTTCACAGAGGCGCTGGCTGCGACTCCACGCATCCGCGCGAAGGACTTAGAGCAGTATGTGGGGAAAGAAGTGACCCTGATTGGGTGGCTCCTCACAGAGAAGATCGTCTCCACGAAGAAAGGCGAGCCGATGGAATTTATGACCCTGGAGGATCAGACCGGGATGTATGATGCCACCCTGTTTCCCAATAGGTACCGGGAATACTGCCATCTCCTGGCCCCAAACCAAGCTTATGTCGTGACAGGCCTGGTCGAGGAACACTTCTCGACCGTCACGGTCACCGTGAAAACCCTACAGCTCCTGACCACCGGCGCAATTCCAGCACCGAGTGAGCCTCTTGAGGAGCTACGCGTATAG
- the lexA gene encoding transcriptional repressor LexA gives MTLCHMRPGSLREARKTLGMTQETLAQTLHCTRRSIIRYEDGTVPIPMTVELALMQLSSAQIPLAGVVAAGAPIEPIPQMERVEVPKSMVGRGETFALRVKGTSMQNEGIFPGDIVVVQKHSSASNGQTVIALVNGEATIKTYYRKAGMVELHPANDAMQPIIIKPSDSFQIEGIVVGVIRHLRK, from the coding sequence GTGACATTATGTCACATGCGGCCTGGATCGTTACGGGAAGCCCGAAAGACCCTTGGGATGACTCAGGAGACCCTCGCTCAGACGCTGCACTGCACCCGCCGATCGATCATCCGCTATGAAGATGGCACTGTTCCGATTCCCATGACGGTGGAATTAGCCCTCATGCAACTCAGCTCCGCCCAGATTCCACTCGCCGGTGTCGTTGCGGCCGGGGCGCCCATTGAACCGATTCCTCAGATGGAACGCGTCGAGGTGCCGAAGAGCATGGTCGGTCGTGGGGAGACCTTCGCCCTTCGGGTGAAAGGCACGTCCATGCAGAATGAGGGCATCTTTCCAGGTGACATTGTCGTGGTGCAGAAACACTCGTCTGCCAGCAATGGCCAGACCGTGATTGCTTTGGTGAATGGCGAGGCCACGATCAAGACGTATTACCGCAAAGCCGGGATGGTGGAGCTGCACCCAGCCAATGACGCCATGCAGCCGATCATTATCAAGCCATCGGACAGTTTCCAGATCGAAGGGATTGTCGTCGGCGTCATCCGCCATCTCCGAAAGTGA